A segment of the bacterium genome:
TGAGCGTGTCGATCCGGCGGCCGGATGTGTTGGTGACCAGGACCTCGACGCTGCTGATCTGCCGGTAACGGTAGCGTTCGGGGTAGAGCACGCGGAGCTCGAGCGCGCCGGCGCGGGCCTGGACCCGCCCCCAGCGCTCGCCGAAGACGCCGAGCAGCGCGAGGACCGGGACGGCCACGAAGACGAGCAGGCCCACGAGGTGGAACCGTTCGAAGCACAGACGGCGCCGGATGTCCGGTGGCTGGGGTGGCCGGTCGGATCCCTTCTGATCGCTCATCGTCCGCGGCTCGGTCCTGCAGCAACCTTCGGGGTCGGGGCGGCGTCCGCGATGTGCCCGCCGGTCTCCCCCGCATCCAGGCCGCGTGCCAGAACCACGCCAGAACGCGTCGAGCCCCGGCGCCCGAGGCGGGGCCGGGGCTCGGCACGGAGCGACCGCTGGGCGAGGGCTCAGGTCAGCGCTTCCGCACCTCCATGCACCGGCTCCACCCCACGGCCGGCGCGCACCCGCTCCGGCTCCAGCGCGGGCACCCCCTGCGGCGCCCGACGCAGCACGCGCCGCCGCACCCACGCGCCGAAGTCGTCGAAGTACGTATAGGCGACCGGGACGACGACCAGCGTCAACAGCGTGGAGGTGATCAGTCCGCCGATCACCGCCCGCGCCATGGGGGCGCGGAAGCCACCGCCCTCACCCATTCCCAGCGCGATGGGCAGCATGCCGCAGATCATCGCAATGGTCGTCATCATGATGGGCCGTAGACGGACGCGTCCCGCTTCGACCAGCGCGGTCCAGCGGTCCGTCCCTTCCCTGCGCCGCTGGTTCGCGTTGTCCACCAGCAGGATCGCGTTCTTGGTCACCAGACCCATGAGCATGATGACGCCGATCATGGACATCATGTTCATGGTGTCGTCCGTGATCAGCAGCGCCAGCAACACGCCGACCAGCGAGAGAGGCAGCGACAGCATGATCGCGAACGGCTGCGTGAAGCTCTCGAACTGGCTCGCCAGGATCAGGAAGATCAGGATCACGGCGAGCAGCAGCGCTTCGATCACGTAGCCGACCGTCTCCTGCAACTGCTCCGTCTCGCCGCCGAACGTGATGCTGTACCCCGGCGGGACGTCCAGCTGCTGGATCGCACGGGCGATCTGTGCGGAGGCCTCCGAGACCGACAGCTCCGGCACCGTGGAGGCGCCGACCGTCACGACGCGCTGGAGGTCCTGCCGGTCGATCTGCGCGGGCGCCGAACTCGGCACGACGCGCGCCACTTGCCCGAGCGGCACGGTGATCGCCGCACCGCTCTCCGTGCGCCGGGCCGTGGCAATGGGGAGCGTGAGCAGGTCCTCGAGCGAGGCGCGCTGGTCCGCCGCGAGCTGGATGACGACGTCGCGCTCCTCGCCCGTCGGATCCTCCCATGTCGTGGCCACCTGGCCCGCCAGCAGCGGGCGCACCGTGGCCGAGATCTGGCCCACGTCGAGCCCCAGCTCGTTGGCCAGATCCCGGTTCACCTCGATGCGGTACTCGGGCTTCGGCTCGCCCATGGAGCTCTTCACGTCGATGACGCCCGGGATCGCCTTCATGGCCGCGGCGACCTGGTCGGCGAGCTCCTGGAGGCGGTTCACGTCCGGCCCGCGCACGAGAACCTGGATCGGCCGCTGGGGCCCCCCGAATCCGCCGGCGTCGAGGACGGCGGTCGTGACGCCGTAGATCGAAGCGAGCCGCTCGCGCGCGGCCACCATCAGCTCGTCCTGGCTCAGTGAACGCTCCCGCCGGGGCTTGAGCTTCACGTAGACCTCGCCGGCGTTGACCGTACCCATGGCCCCGGCGCCGATGGTCGTGTACGTGTAGTCCACGCCATCGAGCTCGCGTAGCGCGGCGATGATCTCGTTGGCCTTGCGGCGCGTGTAGTCGATGGACGAGCCCTCCGGGGTCTCGAACGTGACCGCGAACTGGCTGCTGTCCATGTCTGGCATGAAGCCGCCGCCAATGAAGGGGAACAGCAGGAACGCGCCGAAGAACGCCGCCGCCGCCATGGCCAGCGTCGTCTTGCGGTGGCCCAGTGCCCAGGCGATGACGCCACGGTAGCGGTCCGCCTGCGCATCGAACCACGCGTTGAACGCCGTGATCGGCCGGGTCAGGCGCGCGAGCAAGCCGCGCCCCTCCTTGTGCGGCTCCACGCCCCAGTGCGCCGACAGCATCGGCGTCAGGGTGAACGAGACGAACAGCGAGACCAGCACGGCGAAGGCGACCGTCATGCCGAACTGGTAGAAGAACCGGCCGACGATCCCGCCCATGAACGCGACCGGCACGAACACCGCGACGATGCTCAGCGTCGTCGCCATGACGGCGAGGAAGATCTCACGCGTACCCCGCCGGGCGGCGACGAACGCGCTCTCGCCCATCTCCCGGTGCCGCACGATGTTCTCGATCACCACGATCGCGTCGTCCACCAGGATGCCGATCGAGAGCGACAGCCCCAGCAGCGTCAGCATGTTCAGGGTGAAGCCGAGCGCGTACATGAGGATGAACGACGCGATCACGGAGATCGGCAGCGCGAACGACGTGATGACCGTCGCCTTCCAGTCGTTCAGGAAGATCATGACGACGAGCACGGTCAGGATCGCGCCGAGGATCAACTCGAAGATCACGTCGTCCACCATGTGGCGGATGTACTCCGAGTTGTCTCGCACGATGGAGAGCTGCGTGCCCTCAGGCAGGGTGGGCCCGAGCTTGGCGATCAACTCCTTGACATCCTCGGCGACCTGCACCGTGTTCGCGCCGCTGACCTTGAGCACGTCGATCGCGATGGCGCGCGTATGGTCCACGAACGCCAGCGAGCGCTCTTCCGCCGCGCCGTCCTCGACGTCCGCGACCTGACCGAGGCGGACGGGTGCGCCGTTGCGTGTCGCGACGATGATGTCCGCGAACATGGCCGGGTCGGTGATCCGCCCCGTCACACGCACGAGCTGTTCGCCCGTGCCGCGCTCGACGCGGCCCGCCGGCACGTCCAGGTTCTGGCGCTGGAGCGCGCCGATGATCTCGGCGACGGACACGCCGAGCGCCTGCATGTCGGCCGGCCGCAGGTAGATGCGGATCTCGCGCTCGAGCCCGCCGGCCAGCCGCGCCTCGCCCACGCCGTTCACCGCCTCGATCTGACGACGCACGACCTCATCGGCCAGGCGTGTGAGCTCGGTGGGGCTGAGCGTGGTCGAGGACAACGCCAGCGAGAGGATCGGCTGGTCGTTCGGGTTGAACGTCTGCACGACCGGCGGATCGATGTCCTGCGGCAGCAGGCGGCGGTTCGCGTCGATCTTGGCGCGGATGTCCGCGGCGGCGGCGTCGCGGTTCCGGCCGAGATCGAACTCGATGATGATCATGCTCACGCCCTCGAGCGAGTAGGACGTGATGCGGTCCACTCCCTGGACCGGGTTGAACGCCCGCTCGAGCGGCTCCGTGATCTCGCGCTCCACCGCCTCCGGGCTCGCACCCGGGTACGTGGTCTGGACCACGACGACCGGGATGTCGATCTCCGGGAACTCGTCAATGGGCAGTCGCCGGAAGCCGAACAGCCCGAGCACGACCAGCGCCAGCATCATCATGGTCGTGAAGACGGGCCGGCTGATGGCGACGCCGCTCAGGCCACCGCCCTCGCCCCGGTCGTGCCGCAGCTCGTTGTCCCGATCCGGGATCTTCTCTTTCGTCGCTGCCATCGCTCACCGCTCCTGCGGAACGGGGGAAGCCGCGGCCGGCGACGCACCCGCGATGCGCACCAGCGTCCCCTCTTCGATGGTCCCGGGCGCGGCGATCACGCGCTCGCCCGGCTCCAGGCCGGACAGCACCTGGACCACGCCGCGGCGCAGGTCCTCCGCGCCGATGGTGACCGGCTGCCGGACGGCGCGGTCGTTGCGGATCGCCCAGACGTACGGCTGATCCCCGTCGCGCCGCACCGCGGAGCTCGGAACGACGACGCCGTCCTGCCGCTCGCCCGTCAGGATGCGCCCGGTCGCGAACAGCCCGCCGACCAGTGCACGGTTGTGGTTCGGCAGTTGGACGTACACGCCGACCTGGCCGGTCGCCGGGTCTGCCGTCGGTTCGACCCGCGCGACCTTGCCGGTCAGCACGCGGCCCGGCATGGCGTCCACCGTGAACTCGACAGGCAACCCCGGGCGTAGCCCGGCCGCCCGGTTCACCGGGACCTGGCCGGCCAGCTCGAGGATGCGCGCATCCACGACGGTGAACAGCGGCTGCCCGATGTTGACCGCCTCTCCCTCGTTCGCGTGTCGCTTGCTGACCTCGCCCGCGAACGGCGCGACGACCGTCGTACGGCGCGCCTGCTCGTCGGCGCCGACCGCCTGCGCCCGCGCGGCTTCGAGCTGCGCCTGCGCCGCCTCGTGCGCGGCCTGCGCCTGACGGAACTCGATCTCCGACATCGCGCCGGCCTCGTAGAGCTTGCGGGCGGACTCGAGCTGGCGCGCCGCAAGGGCGAGGTTCGCCTCGGCCGCGGCGACGCCGGCCTGCGCGCTCGCGGCCTGGCCCCGGATTCCCTCCGCCTCGATGCGGGCGAGGACCTGCCCCGCGCGGACCGCATCGCCACGGTCCACCTGAACCGACACGAGCACGCCGGGCACCTGCGCGCGCACTTCGGCCTGGCGGTACGGCAACAGCGTGCCCGTCACGACGACGCCTGCGGCCACGCTCTCACGTTCCGCGACCGCGACGTCCGCCGCATCCAGCGTGACGGCGGCGACGGCGTTCTCGGCACCCGCACCGGCGGCCTGCGACCCACCGCCCGCACAGCCCGCGAGCACCACGCCCGCCGCGAGCAACCCGTAGACCTGCCTATGCCTCCACGTCATGAGTCGACCCCGTGATCGGTTGCGTTTCGGTATGCGCTGCACCCTGGTCCGCCGTTCCTCCACTCGCTCCGCGTGCCGGGCAGGGATGCGAGCCGGAGGGACGGCGAGAGGTCACGGCAGCGTCGTGCGGTCCACCGGCAGGCCGAGCATCCGCTCCGCCTGCGCGAGCGCCGTGTACGCCGCGTGATACGCCTGCACCTGGTTGATCCGCGCCTGCTGGAGCGCCAGCCGCGCGTTGGAGACATCGAGCTGCGTGGCCAGCCCCTCGCGGTAGCGCAGCTCCGTGAGCTCGTAGACACGCTCCGCCTGCTCCACCGTGCGGCTCGCCGCGGCGACCTGGGCCTGCGCGCGCTCCAGCTCGCTCTTCGCCTGCCGGTACTGGAGGCGCAGCGCCTCACGGAGCTGCTCGAGCTGGAGCTCCGCCTGCCGCAACTGCGCCTTCGCAGCGTCCACATCCGCGCCGCGCTTGAAGCCCTGGAACAGCGGCAACTGCACCGCGAAGCCGACCGTCCAGTCGTCGCGCCAATCATTGCGGGCCGGGAAGCCGAACGAGCCTGCCGGGAACGCCTGCCGCATCAGGCTGCCCGTCAACGCGACGGTGGGCAGATACGCGGCCCGCGCGATGTCCACCTGCTCCTCGGAGATCGTGACCTGCTCGCGCGCCGCGCGCAGCGCCGCCCTCCGGTTCAACAGATCCTCCGCCTCGTCCAGCTCCGGGAGTTTGATGGCGACGAGGTCCGTCCCCGTCGACGTCTGCGCGTCCAGCTCCGTCGTCAGCTCGATCTCCGCGTCCGCCGGCAGGTTGATCAGGCGCTTGAGGTTGAGCATCGCGACGTCGCGCTGGTTCCGCGCCTGCACGAGCTGCGGCATCAGGTTCTCCAGCTCGACCTCCGCGCGGAGCGCCTCCAGCTCGGAGGCCCGGCCCGCCGAGAGCCGGAGCCGCACCTGCTCCAGGTGCTCACGCGCCAGCTCCGTGCTCATCTCCACGATCTCCACGCTGCGGCTGGCCAGGAGCGCGTCGTAGTACGCGCGCTTCACGTCCAGCGCAATCTCCGCCCGCGCCTCCTCCAGCGCCGCGCTGGCCGCGTCCGCCGCCGCTTCGGCCGCGCTGATGGCCGAGCTGATGCGCCCGCCGGTGAACAGCGGCTGCGACACGCTCAGACCCGCGACCCAGGTGTGCTCGTTGCCGAACGGCAGGTTCCTGAACAACCCGCCCAGCGCACCGAGCGCGGCGTTCGGCGTCTTGTCCTCGAGGTACTTGACGCGCTCCTCCAGCGGCAGCGTGGGATCCGGCTCGAAACGCAGGCTGTCCGGCAGGGTGAAGCCGCCCACGTTCTGGAAGACCGAACGCAGCGTACGCGTGTATCCGAACTGGGCGTTGACCTGCGGCAGCGCCGCAGACCGCGCACTCCGCGCCTGCGCCCGCGCCGCATCCACCTGCGCCTTCGCCAGGCGCACCTCCTCGCTCTGCTCCAGGGCGCGCGAGAGCGCGTCCTGCAAGCTCAACTGGATCCGCGCGGCCCCGGCCTCAGCCGGCGGCTCCTGCGCGGCGAGCCCCGCCGGAACCAGCGGGGCCAGAAGGACGACGGCGAGCAGCCGCATCCGCATGTTCCTCATCGCTTCAGGCTCCTTCCCGGCCGGCACCCTGCCCGGCCGGCACGTTCAGCCCTCTCTCCTCTCGCCACGCCTCCGCCGCCTCGCCCAGCGACCGGTACAGATGCCCGAACAACGAGGCGAGGCCATCGAGGCGCGCGCGCACGCGCACGTCCTGTGCGGCCGGCGTCTGCAACGCGGCCAGCAGCAGGTCGCGCAGCTCCCCGATCTGCCGGAGGCGTTCTTCCAGGATCCGGTTGTGCAGCTCTTCGTGGACGTAGTAGTAGTCCCGCCGATCCCCCGGCACCACGGCCCGCTCTGCCGCGCCGAGACGCTCCAGCAGGCGCGCGTTCGTGCTCGCGCTCGCCTTGCTGATCCCGAGATCGGCGGCCAGGTCGTCCAGCGAGAGCGGTTCCGCAGCGAGCAGGAGCCGTCCGAGGATCAGCCCCGCGGCGCGCGGCAGGCCGTCCTGCTCGAACTTCAGGCCCATCCGTTCGATGATGTGCTCCGTGGGCTGCTCCACGACGACCCCTCCTGAGCGGGTGCGTTAGGGGAGAGACGATGCGCCGAGTCGTACGTTACTTTCAGAATCTATTGAAAGTTCCAAATCAGGAGAAGCGCCTTCCCTACGGACGGGCACGGGCCAGAGGGCGCCTGAGAGCACCATGTGGACCACATCGCCCCGCCGGCGGACGGCCTTACCGGCCCGCCAGCCCGCTCCCCGACGTGCAAACAGCCGCGGCGTCGCTCCGTCCGCCGGCGCGGCGCCGACCCGGCACCGGCCTGCGCCCGGGTGCGACGGATGCCACCTACGGGTGCACCGCCATCCGGGTTTCGCCACGGAGAAACCTCCCCGGGGTGGGGACGGTCACGTCGGCCCGGGAGACGGTCGCTGGCGGGAGACGTACACGCGGTCGCGTCGAGAGGGCCGTCGCTGGACCGGTGGGCCGTGGTCGAGCACCCGGCGCGTCACGCCCCGCCGTCGCCGCTCTCCGGCGCGGCCGCGAGCGCAAGGATCCGACGCGGCGCCGCGCCGCGCACGTCGAGCCGCGTCCACGTGTCGCCCCGGTCGCGGCTCGCGTAGATCCGCTCGTCCGCCAGCCCGGCGACCAGCAGCCCACGCATGGCGAGTAGCGCGTACGGCATGCTGTCCAGCGGCTGAGGCAGCCCGCCTTCGAGCCGTTCCCACGGCCCCTCGCCCCGCCAGCGGTAGATGTGCGCCTCTGCGTGACCCCGGCCGTGCGCGGCGCCCGGGGCGGTGCTCGCGGAGATGTACCAGACGTCCGGGTCATCGGGGTCGACGGCGAGCGCCCACGTGTAGTGGCGGTCGCGCCCCTCGTCCGCGGGCCGCCACGTCTCGCCCCCGTCGAAGCTCCATGCGGCGCCGCCGCCGCCTGCCTCGTACGCGCGTTCCGTGTGGACGGGGTGCCACGCGAGCGCGTGCACGTCCCGCTGCGCGCCGGGACGGTGGTCCTCCCACGTCTCGCCGCGGTCCGTGCTGCGCATCAGGCCGCCCAGCTCGATGCCGGCGAGCAGCAGGCCCGCGTCGTGCGGATTCGGCGCGATCCAGCGCACATGGGAGGTCCACGGCCGCGGCGGGAAGCTCCACGTGGACGCCGAGGGGAGCCGACGCAGCGCATCCAGCTCCCGCCAGCTCGATCCGCCGTCGTCGCTCCGGAAGACCATGCTCGGCTGGGTGCCGGCGTAGACCGCGCCGTCGGCTGGACTGACGGCGAGGGAGAAGACGTCGCGGGCGGGGAGATCGGCGCCGCTCCAGGAGGCCCCGCCGTCGTCGCTCCTCCAGACGCCGCGTCCCCGGGAGCCGGCGAAGATCCGGCCCGGCTCGCGTGGATGGACGGCGACGCACTGGAGCCGCCGGTCCTCGAGGAGGAGGCGGGACTCGAGGGCGCCGTCGCGTTCCGCGAGGCACCGAAGGCCGAGGTCGGTGACGGCGAAGAGGGTGGCCATGGCGGGCTCCCGACAGGGGTCGCGGGGGGCGCTGCTCCGGAGGCGGCGCGGCGCGCAGGGCGGCCTGCTCCCGCCCCACGAGACGACGCCTGCGCTCTCGGACGGCCCGTGCGCCCTGCTGCACGGTCCGGGCCGTCGCCATCCCGGTTTGCCGCGTGCGCCGTGCCGTGCGTGTTTCCCCGACCGGGTCTCAACGACCCGTGCCCCCGGCCGCAAACGGTTTCCGAAAACGTTGACACACAGGCCGGCGCGATCGTGCCGCCCCCCGCAGGCGGCCCGGCGCCGTTCGCGCCCGACGTCGCGATCCCGGCGCTCCAGACGATGCGCGACCGCTGCGGCGAGCACCTCTTACGGCCGCTGCGCCCGGTCCTCGCCCTGATCGAGAACGGCCGCTCAGGGCTGGTGTGGCGGTTGATGCGCGGGGCGCCGGAGATCGTGCCGGGCCTGGAGCGTGCGGGGCTCAGCGGCAACCCGACTCCAACCTCGTCCCTCGCGTCATTCCTCGAACAGCGCCTCGCCGTTGCTGCGGATGACCTCCGAGTAGAAGCGCGCGCTCGCCTTGGGCGTGCGCTTCTGCGTCTCGAAGTCCACGTGCACGATGCCGAAGCGCTTCGAGCAGCCGTGCGCCCACTCGAAGTCGTCCAGCAGCGACCAGACGAAGTAGCCGCGCACGTCCACGCCCTCACGGATCGCCTGGTGCACGGCGAGCAGGTGATCGCGAAGGTAGGCGATGCGCTGCGGGTCGTACACGCCGGACTCCGGCGCCACGGGCGGGTCGGCGAACGCTGCGCCGTTCGCGGTGATGTAGATCGGCACATCGCCGTAGCGCTCGCGCACCTGCCGCAGGATCTCCACCAGCCCCTGCGGGTAGACCTCCCAGTCCATCTCGGTGTACACCGCGCCCGGCTGGCGCACGCCGGCGATGCGCGGCGGCGGCGCGGACGGATCGTCCCGGGTGATGCGGCGCGTGGAGTAGTTGATGCCGATGAAATCGATGGGTTGCCGGATGTACTCGAGGTCGCCCGGCGGAACGTCGGGCCAGGCGTCGCCGAAGATGTCCGCCATCTCGTCCGGGTAACGGCCCAGGAACACCGGGTCGAGGTACTGCCGGTTGATGTAGGCGTCCATCCGGTTCGCCGCCGCGATGTCCTCCTCCCGGTCCGATGCGGGATACTGCGGCTCGAGGTTCACGACCAACCCGATCCGGTGGCGCCCCTCGGCGCGGTACGCCTCCACCGCCATCGCATGGGCGCGCAGCAGGTTGTGCGCGACGACGGGCGCCTCATCGACGCTCGCGTGCCCGGGCGCGAGCACGCCGCGCAGGTAGCCGCCGTCCGCGACGGCCCACGGCTCGTTCAGCGTCGCCCAGAACCGTACGCTGCCGTCCAGCGCGCGGAACACGACGCTGGCGTAGTCGGCGAACCAGCCGGCGATGTCCCGGTCCAGCCACCCGCCGCGCTCATCCAGCGCGGCGGGCAGGTCCCAGTGGTAGAGCGTGGCGAACGGCTCGATGTCGTTCTCCCGCAGCGCGTCCACCAGCCGGCGGTAGAAGTCGAGCCCCCGCTGATTGACCCGGCCCTTCCCTTCCGGCAGCACCCGCGCCCATGCGATGCCGAAGCGGTAGGCGGTGAGCCCCAGCTCCCGCATCAGCCGCACGTCCTCGGGCCAGCGCCGGTAGTGGTCGCACGCGACGTCGCCCGTGCCGCCGTCCGTGATGCGGCCGGGGGTGTGAGCGAAGAGGTGCCAGATGCTCGGGCCCGCGCCGTCCGCGAGCGGCGAGCCCTCGATCTGGTACGCGGACGTGGCCGCGCCCCAGAGGAAGTGGTTCGGGAACGTGGTTCCGTCCTCCATCGTCGCTCGTCCGCGAGGCATCACCCACCGAGATACCATGCCGCGATCGAGAAGTAGATGATCACGCCCACGATGTCGGCCAGCGACGTGATCAGCGGCGCACTCGCCGTCGCCGGGTCGAAGCCGAGACGGGTCAGCAGGAACGGCATCGACATGCCCATCAGGCTGCCGACGATCACGATGACGAACATCGTGCTCGCGACGACCAACGTGACCTCAGGGGCCCGGACGATCCCGATCAGCGACGCCGCCACGGCCATCGTGATCCCCAGCGCGCCGCTGACCGCCAGCTCCTTGCCCAGCATCCGCAGCCAGTCCCGCATCCCCACATCGCCCGTGGCCAGCGCCCGGACCATCAGCGTCGCCGACTGGGCCCCCGCGTTGCCTCCGCTGCCGATCAGCAGGGGCAGGAAGAAGACGAGGGCGACGGATGCCGCGATCGTGTCGCTGAACGCGGCGATGCCCGCACCCGAGAAGATGTTCACCACGACCAGTGCGAGCAGCCACAGGATGCGCCGGCGGTAGAGATAGCCGACCGTCGCCTCCTTGAGGCTCGTCCTCAGGGGCGCGACGGAGCCGACCCGATGGAAGTCCTCCGTCGCCTCCTCCTCCGCCACGTCGAGAATGTCGTCCACCGTGACGATCCCCAGGAGTACGCCGTCGGAGTCCACGACCGGCAAGGCGATCAGGTCGTAGCGCAACATGAGCAGGACGGCTTCCTCGCGATCGGCGTGCGCCGGCACCGTGACGAACGCGTGGTCCATGATCTCCTCCACGCGCGTCCCGGGGGCGGCGAGGATCAGGCGCCGGAGCTCGATGTCGTCCAGCAGCCGCCACTCCTGGTCCACCACGTAGACCACGTTGATCGTCTCGCTGTCCTTGCCTTTCGCCCGGATGTGGGCCAGCGCCTGCTCGATCGTCCACTCCGGCCGGACCGCCACGTAGTCCGGCGTCATGAGCCTGCCCACGCTCTCCGCCGGGTACCCCAGGAGCCAGCGCGCCTCCTTGAGGTCCTCGGGTGAGAGGAGGTTGAGCAACCGCTGCGTCACCTGGCCGGGCAGCTCTTCCAGGAGCTGGGTGCGGTCGTCCGGCGGGAGGCCCGCCAGCAGTTCGCGGGTCTCGTCGTCCGTCAAGTCCTCGAGCAGCGTCCGCCGCCACTGCGGCTCCAGGTGTGCGAACGCCGCAGCGGCCTGCGGCCGTGCCAGCGCGCGGAACAGCAGCACGCGGTCCGGCTTGTCCAGCTCGGTCAGGCGGTCCGCGATCTCCGGGGCCGGCACGTCGGCCAGCGCCCGCCGGAGCATCGCCCAATCCCGTGCGTGGATCAGCTCCGCGATGTCCGCCCCAACGACACCGTTCGTCACGCGTCCCTCTCGGTGCTGCGGTGATAGGCCATGGCCGGCAGCACGGTGTCTCGATCCGGGAGCGGGCGCAAGGAAGGCGTCTCGGTCGACCCAAGGCCAAGGCGGACAGGCGCCGCACCGGCACGGCTTCCGAGCCCACCGGCCTTCCCGCGCCTCTGCGCCGCCCCAAGGGCATGTCGCCCGAGGCCGATCCCGCGTAGCTTCCCTCTCCGTCGGGGAGCAAGATTGATCCGGGAGGAGCACATACTCATGAAGATCTTGCTGGCTCTCGACGGCACGGACGGCAGCTTCGGCGCCGCGCGCGTGGCGACCCTCCTGGCCCAGCGCGAATCCGCCGCCGTCACCGTCGCCACCGTTGCGGAGCCGCCACCGGCGTACCGGGCCGGCGGCGCCGTCCCTCTCGCGACCCGCGCCGAGGAGCGCGACCTGGTGCGCGCGCACCTGGAGCGGGTCCAGGCGCAGATCGAGGCGGCGGGCGCGCAGCCCGGGAGCTGGCCCATCCGCCTCGGCATCGAGGCGGCCGGCCGGTTCATCCTCCACGCCGCCGAAGAGGCGGAGGCCGACCTCATCGTTCTGGGGCTGGGCCGCAAGCCGCTGCACAAACGACTCCTGCACGGCGATGTGCTCGGTCACGTCGCGTCCCGCGCCGCCGTGCCGATCCTCGCCGTCGACAGCGCCGCCGACCGGCTCCCGCGCGCTGCGTGCGCGGGCATCGACTTCAGCCCGCCCAGCCTCGAGGCCGCTCGCGCTGCCTGCCGGATCGTCGGCCCCGCGGGCACCGTCCACCTCGTGCACATCGCACCCGTGACGGATGATACGCCAGGCGCGCCCCAGCGCCTCGACGAACTGGCGGCGCGCCTCGCCCCGGGCTGCGCTGCGTCGTCCGCCATCCTCCGTGCCGACGATCCGGCGCAGGCGCTGGTCTCCCTCGCCGCCGACCGCGGCCTCGATCTCGTCGCGGTCGGCCGCCACGGCCGCTCCGTTGCCAGCCGGCTTATCCTCGGAAGTGTCTCGGTCGGCGTGCTCCGGACCGCGCATTGCTCCGTGCTGGTCGCGCCGCCGGTCGTGTGAGGCACGCGGCGTGCGAGATTCGCCATCGCGCGCCGCGATGGGGTGAGGCCGCCGCGCAAATTGCGGAGGATCGCGAAGGAGTACGAGAGCAGTCGCGCACCCGGTACGCCACGGCCGCCCCAGGCTTGATGAGCATACACACGCAGCGCTCCGGTCGGTGACTCACCCCGGCCTTCGTGATCGACGGCATCGAGGCTGATACCAATCGAGTGCGCGCTGCGGCGTGCTGATCGAGCGGGCTTGCGGCCACGGCGTCGCCCGCCGCGCCATCACCGGCCCGTCTCCAGATACGCCCACACCGCCCGCGCCTCCTCCACCGTGATCTCCAGGTTGGGCATTTCGAGGAAGTGTTCGATCAGGAGCTGCTGTGCGGTGTGATCGGCCTGGACCATGTACTCGGGCTGGGTCAGCATCATGACGATCCAGGCGTAGCTCCGGCGCTCGCTCACGCCGGCGAGGTCGGGGCCGTCGCGGTCGCCGCCGCCGACGGTGTGGCACCGGGCGCAGCCCTTCGCGCGGAAGACCCGCTCGCCCTCCACCGCGAGCCGCCGCGCCTCCGCCGCCTCCGGCCGGGGCGGCAGGAGCGGCTCCATCGCCTCCGGGTCCGGCGGCTGCACGTCCGTCCCGACGCCGGCCTGACCAGCGGACGTCGTGTCCGGAGAACGGACCGCGGCCGCGGTTTCGCCCGTCACCGGCGGCATCCCCGACTCCACCCCCCACGCCGGGCGGGCGTCCGCGGCCGCGCTGGCGTCTGC
Coding sequences within it:
- a CDS encoding beta-glucosidase, with amino-acid sequence MEDGTTFPNHFLWGAATSAYQIEGSPLADGAGPSIWHLFAHTPGRITDGGTGDVACDHYRRWPEDVRLMRELGLTAYRFGIAWARVLPEGKGRVNQRGLDFYRRLVDALRENDIEPFATLYHWDLPAALDERGGWLDRDIAGWFADYASVVFRALDGSVRFWATLNEPWAVADGGYLRGVLAPGHASVDEAPVVAHNLLRAHAMAVEAYRAEGRHRIGLVVNLEPQYPASDREEDIAAANRMDAYINRQYLDPVFLGRYPDEMADIFGDAWPDVPPGDLEYIRQPIDFIGINYSTRRITRDDPSAPPPRIAGVRQPGAVYTEMDWEVYPQGLVEILRQVRERYGDVPIYITANGAAFADPPVAPESGVYDPQRIAYLRDHLLAVHQAIREGVDVRGYFVWSLLDDFEWAHGCSKRFGIVHVDFETQKRTPKASARFYSEVIRSNGEALFEE
- the mgtE gene encoding magnesium transporter, translated to MLRRALADVPAPEIADRLTELDKPDRVLLFRALARPQAAAAFAHLEPQWRRTLLEDLTDDETRELLAGLPPDDRTQLLEELPGQVTQRLLNLLSPEDLKEARWLLGYPAESVGRLMTPDYVAVRPEWTIEQALAHIRAKGKDSETINVVYVVDQEWRLLDDIELRRLILAAPGTRVEEIMDHAFVTVPAHADREEAVLLMLRYDLIALPVVDSDGVLLGIVTVDDILDVAEEEATEDFHRVGSVAPLRTSLKEATVGYLYRRRILWLLALVVVNIFSGAGIAAFSDTIAASVALVFFLPLLIGSGGNAGAQSATLMVRALATGDVGMRDWLRMLGKELAVSGALGITMAVAASLIGIVRAPEVTLVVASTMFVIVIVGSLMGMSMPFLLTRLGFDPATASAPLITSLADIVGVIIYFSIAAWYLGG